Sequence from the Candidatus Saccharimonadia bacterium genome:
GCATGCCGAGGTGGAAGGCATTGCTTTTGACCGATGGAATTGGAAACATTTCAAGCCGTGGCTTATCGAAGCTGGCTTAGAGACAGAGCAGCTTGCGAAATTCACCGAATTCGGGCAAGGCTTTCAATCTATGACGCCCGCGCTCCGCACCTTCGAGAGTGATTTGCTCAATTCCAAGTTTCGCCATGGCATGCATCCGGTGTTGACGATGTGCGCTGCAAATGCTGTCGTGACCAGCGATCCGGCGGAAAACCGCAAGCTCGACAAGGGCAAAAGCAACGGGCGCATTGACGGGATGGTGGCGCTGGCTATGGCGCGGGCTGTGGCGGGTGCGATGATTGCGGATGACGGCTATTTCGTTGAGGGCGAGGCGACAGTTCGATGAGGTTGGGGCCGATCAATCTAACGTGGGGCTCGCCCGCGCCGCTCGACGGGGCTAAGGCCGCCGAGGGCTTGACCATCGATCAAGTCATCATGGCGCGGGACCAGCTGTTCAAGTCGGCGGCCGGCATCAGCATCACGCCAGAGAATTGCATGCAATCGCCGACTATCGTCGCCATCGTTACGGCCATCTCGCGGCGCATCTCGACGCTTCCCATTCAAGTATTACGTAAGACAGAGAGCGGTGGGCAAGCAAAGAAGGAACCGCAGCCGAACCATCCGGTAGCAAAGCTGCTAGCCAGCCCGAATGATTGGCAAGACAGCAATCAGTTTTGGCTTGATGCAACGTCACAACTTGTCAGATGGGGCAACTTCTTTTGCGTCAAATCTCGCGGTAGTACTGGCCCCATTCGCCAATTGCTTCCGCTTAATCCTGGTCAGGTCAACGTCAGGCAGGAACCTGACTGGAATGTCATTTACGAAACCTCGACGCCGTCCGGTGAGTTTCAACAGCTATCGCCATTCCAGATCTTGCACGCTCGCGGCCCTGCCCGCGATAGCCTCAAGGGCGATAGCGTCGTCTACGACATCCGCGAGGCGATCGCGCTGGAGATCCAGGCCGAGCGGATGGGCGCCGCGGTATTCGGCAATACGGCGCTACCCTCGATCATCTTCAAGTTCGCCGAGGGTGCCCAGGGCTACAAAAACGAGGAAGATCGCAACAAATTCGTTCAAGGGTGGCAGGATGTCTACAGCAAGCACGGCCGGTTCACGGCTGCTCTCTTGCCCAAAGGGATTGAGGTGGACAACTCGGCCGCCATCGATAACGAGAAAGCGCAATATGTCCTGACGCGGCAATATCAGCGCACAGTCATCGCGGCGGCTTTCGGCGTTCCCGTGCATATGGTCGGCGACTTGTCCAAGGGCACGTTCAATAATGTCGAACAACAGACCCTCGATTTTGTTATTAACGTCGTGCTGCCCTATGCGCGTATGTTTGAATGCGCCATGGAAAAGTCACTGCTTACCCAGGATGACCGCAACGGCGGCATCATTATCAGGTTCAACCTTGACGCCATCTTGCGCGGCGACTTCAAGTCACGTCAGGAAGGGCTCAACATCCAACGGCAAGCCGGTGTGATCTCGGCCAATGACTGGCGCCAGCACGAGGACATGAACCCGATTAAGCCGTCCGATGGCGGCAACGAATATTGGCGACAGGGGCCGAGCGGTCAGGGCGCCACGCCACCAGGCAGCAAGCCGCCCACGCCTACGGACACGACAGACACGGGGGACGACAATGCGGATGCAAACGCTCAACCTTAAGCTCGAAATCAAGGCGCTCAACGATCGCGAGTTCGAAGGCTACGGGTCCGTGTTTAACAACATGGATCTCGTGGGCGATGTCATTGCGCCTGGCGCCTTCAAGGCTTCCCTCGCCGAGCACCGGGCCGAGGGCACCATGCCGCTTATGTTCTGGATGCACCGGCCGGACCAGGTAGCTGGAGCGTGGGTAAGCATGGAAGAGGATAAGCGTGGGCTCGCGGTCAAGGGTGAACTCGCCGACACACAGCTTGGCAACGAAATGCGCACCCTGCTTAAAATGAAGGCATTGCGCGGCCTCTCGATCGGTTTTCGCACCCTCGACAGCGATTGGGTGGACGATGAGGAAAACGGCGTTCACCGCGTCCTCAAGGAACTTGACCTTGTCGAGGTGTCGCTCGTATCCATGGCCGCGAACCCGCTGGCGCAAGTCTCCGCTGTCAAGTCGCGCCTAACGTCCGATGGGACTTATGTTCCGTCGAGCAAAGAGACAGAAAGCATGTTGCGCAAAGGCGGCTTTTCAAAAGCAGCGGCGCGCGATATGGTTTCCAAGATGCTTGGATCCGGTGCGATGCTGGAGACCGAGAAAGACGGCAAGTCCGGTGCGATGCTGGATCTTGGCGAAGTGAAGATCAATAAATTGCTCAAGGCATTCACTGCCGAGACAAAACCAGCAACCGACACTATTGCGGTGCCCTTTTGGCGCCGATAAAGGACCAAGCATGACCACGCTCGCCGAGATCAACGAGGCTATCGACAAGATCGGCACGGCCTACGAGGCTTACAAGGAAACCAACGATAAGCGCATTGCGGCGCTGGAGAAGGGCAACAAGTCCGAAGTCGCGGAGCTGGAAATCAAGCTCGGCAAGATCGACAAGGATATCGTCAAGTTCGATGGCCTGAAAACCTCTCTTGAGCGCGAGATGGAATTCCAGCGCAATCGTCTGGAGCTGCTCGAAGCGCGCGCCAGCAACCCGAAGAAGACGGCGGCCGATGTGCTCAATGATGAGTACAAGTCCGCATTCAACGGGTGGATCCGCAGCAAGGGCCAGAACTCTGGCTACGAACAGAAAATGGAGCAGCTCGCCCACAAGGCGCGGATGGAACACAAGGACATCACCATCGGCACCCCTTCGGCCGGCGGCTATGCTGTTCCTGAGGAAATCAGCCGCACGATCGAACAGCTTGAGCTCAAATTCTCGCCGGTGCGTCGCTTGGTAAAGGTCGTCCAGGTCGGCACGTCGGACTATAAGGAACTCGTGTCGCTGCGCGGCGCGTCCAGCGGCTGGGTGGGTGAGACCGGGAGCCGCGTGGCAACCGATACGCCCACGCTGCGCGAGGTGGTGCCAACCCACGGCGAGCTGTATGCTTACCCGCAGGTCAGCGAATGGAGCTTGGACGACATCTTCTTCAACGTCGAGGCTTGGTTGACTGACGAAGTGGCTCAGGAGTTCGCCTTGCAGGAAGGCGCGGCCGTCATCAGCGGCAACGGATCCAGCAAGCCCACGGGTATGTTGAATACCACGCCGGTGCTGACTGCGGACTTCGCCTCGCCCCTGCGCGCGGCTGCGGCTTACCAGTATATCGTCAGCGATACCGATGCGGACGACAGCCCGGCATCGCCCGGCATCCGCGCCGATACGCTTATCGATACCGTCTATGCGCTCAACAGCGCCTATCGGTCCGAGGCTCAGTGGATCATGAACAGCTTGACCACGGCCAGCGTGCGCAAGCTCAAGGACACCACGGGCCAGTATCATTGGCAGCCGGGCTTGCAGGCTGGCCAGCCGGCTATGCTGCTCGGCTATCCCGTCGAGACTTGGGAGCAAATGCCCGACATCGCGGCGAACAACTTCCCCATCGGTTTTGGGGCATGGCGCCGGGCCTACCTGCTTGTTGACCGCGTCGGCCTGCGTATCACCAGGGACAACGTAACCAATATTGGCTTCGTTCGCTTCTATGTGCGTCGTCGTGAAGGTGGTATCGTCCTCAATAACGACGCAGCCAAGTTCATTCGCACGATCCAGTAATAACCGCCAACGATTGTAAGACTTACCAGTCTATCGCCCACCAAGCAGCCTAATTGCTTGGTGGGCACTTACTTGCAACGAGGCGAGACAATGAAGCTAATTCTCAAGAAAGACTGGATTGGGCCGAAAGGTGTATTGTATGCGGGGGAATATGCTATCCCGCGTAAAATCTCGCTCGCCCACGCCAAATGCGCACGGGCCGATGGTGCTGGCGAGATTGAGCGCGACGCATCACCCGCACCGCTGGAGGCTGCCGTAGCGGCGCCCACGGTATTTCCCGACTTCGAGCACAAGGAACAGGCCGCAAGCCCCACGCCAACGCCCGAACCCGCTCGTACCCTCACAAGCACAGGTGGCCGAGGTAAATCCTCGCGCTAACTGGTCAGCGTGCGTGGTGGCCGCCTCTGGTCCCTCGCTGACGGGCGAAGTGGCGGCAGCCATAGCGGCGAGCGGGTTGCCGGTTGTGGCCGTCAATGACGCCTACAAACGTCTCCCGCTCGCCGATGTGCTCTACGCATGTGACGCCTCGTGGTGGCGCGACCGTGCGGGCGCCCGCGATTTCGCCGGTGAGCGCTGGTCATCGATCGGCCGCCCAAGCCGCTTCCGGCATAACGACAAGGTGCGCGAGCAGGCGGCTTACGGCCTCAACCTCATCTTTGGCGACGATCTACCGGGCTTTAGCCTGTCCCCCAACTGCATTCATTACGGCGGCAACAGCGGTTTCCAGGGCGTCAACCTCGCGCTGTTGCTCGGCGCGCGCAGTATCATCCTGGTGGGCTTCGACATGAGCAACGCCAAGGGTGCTCATTTCTTTGGTGCCCATAAACCGCCCTTGCGCAATACACAAAGCTATGTCAGTTTCATCCGAGCTTTTGAAACGGCGGCGAAGAAGCTACCGTCCCATATCCAAATCGTGAATGCCTCGCCGGGCTCGGCGCTTACCTGCTTCCCAAGAATGGATTTCGCCCATGCTCTCGCCCAAGTCGCCAACCGCAGTATCGCCGCTTGATACCTCGCCGTTCCCGCTAAGCCTCGATCTCGTCAAAGCCCACCTGCGGGAAGACAGCGACGATTTCGACACGATTATCGAGCTTTATAGCCGTGCCGCCATAGAGTGGGCCGAGGGTGCGACGAAGCGCACCATCTACAGCCGATCGCATATGTGGATCCTCGGCGACTTCCCGCGCGATGTGTGCGGCGAGATTTGGTTGCCGCGCGGGAAGTGCTCGGCCGTCGAGAGCATCGTTTACCGCGACAGCCTGGGCGCGGCGCAAACGCTCCACGGTCCCACGTCGAGCGTCTCGCCGGCCGGCGATGATTGGCAGGAGAACTTGACCGGCGACGCGGGAGGTTTCCTTTATCCCCCGCTCGGCGGCGTGTGGCCATCCGCCAATGTCTACGCTGCGGCGCCGGTGACGATCACGTTTACAGCGGGCTGGGCAAGCGCTGATGTACCTGCCGACATCACGCACGCGTTGTTGTTCGCCGTGGCCGATATGTACGATACGGCGGGCTCGGCCGACTTGACCGTGTTCGGCAAGAACCTCACCACACGCAACAGCCTCATCAGCCCCTACATCCTCAACAGGTGGTTTTGATGTTCGCCCACCTTCCCGAGATCGAGCGGCGCCGGATCCAGATGCCGCCGCACACGATGCGTCTCAACCGGCTGGAGCGGCCGGAAGCGTGGCCGACAAGCATCCGCGCCAAGGTGCTGGACGCGATCGCCAACACGCCATGGCATCTCTATCCCGATTACCCGGCGTTCTATGAGCGGCTCGCCGAGTTCCTCGACGTGCGACCTACCGAGCTGGTGGTGGGCGCGGGAATCGAAGAGTTTATCCGCTCGCTCATGTTGCTTCACACCAGCAAACGTGTCGCAATGCTGTGGCCGACTTGCGCAATGTTCGAACTCTACGCGCGCGCTTTCTGCGTCGAGCTGATCAAGATCAAGCCGAACCCGCATGAGAGATTGCGCGTCAGAGAAGTTGTCGAGGCTTGCCGTGAGCAGGCGGCCGATCTCTTGTTGCTGGTCAACCCTGGGCAACCAGTTCCGACATACTTTCCGCGCGGCTACATCTTCGAGATTTGCGAGCGGCTTCCCGATACCTGGGTGGCGGTGGATGAGGCTTATCATGGGTTTGGCGCCGAAAGCGCCATCGGTGGCCATGCCCAGTTCAAGAACCTGACCGTGCTGCGGACCTTCTCGAAGGCGTTCGGCGCGGCCGGCATCCGCCTCGGCTATGCTGTCGGCGCACGCTCGACGCTCAATTATCTCGACGCGATCCGGCCGAGCGGCGAAGTGGGCGCGCTGTCCATGGCAACCGCTCGTGTGCTTATGGACAACTGGCTTGAGGTGGAAGGCTGGACAAGCGAGGTGATGGGCGGCCGCGATTGGCTGCGGCGTCAGTTTCAAATGTCTGGCTTGCCCGCGTGGGGCTTGCATGGCAATAGCGTCCTGGTGCAGCACCCGGATCCGGCTGGCATATGCGAGCAGCTTGCCGCGCGCGGCGTACTTGTGCGCAACGTGACCGGGCTCGACGGCGGCTACTTCATGGTGACGTGCGGCAGCATCGAGCTGATGCAGAAATTCTGGAGCGTTTATGACGGTATTCCAAGAACTTGAGAACGGCTCGCTCCAATTTGTCGGCGATTTCGAGCGGCTCTACGAAACCGATGCGGATCCGTGGGGCCAGAGCGCCACGAGCGGCGAGCGGGCGACGTATTATCGTTGGGCGCGTGCCCACCTCATCGGCCGGTTGAACAAATACCTCGGCGAGCGCGTCGAGGGGCTGGAGATCGGCTGTGGCCACGGTCATGTACTCGCCCAGCTTTGGAGCGAGTGCGGCGGCAAGTGGAGCGGAATGGATATCAGCAAAGCCGCATTGCAACAGGCCGCTGCAATTCGTCCAAGCATGCAATTCATTCATGGGGACATATCCGAACCTGTTCCGGCGTTTAAGCATGCATTCAATGTCGTCATTTGGTCGCAAATGCTTTGGTATGTGGCAGAACCATATGAGAAGTTCCTTGCGTCGCTCGACAACAGCATGGGCATGCTTGCGGACGGCGGATTGTTTGTTGTGCATCAAGCTTTCTTGCCGGTTGGCGAGCAGCGTTATGCGCTCAAGACGATCAACGGCTTTCGCGGCGCGGTGGAGGCGTTCTCGCACTGGCCGCGCTTGCAGCTGCTTGAAGCCCGCTACCGCGAGGATGCGCTCGGCGGGTTGCACGATGGCCTCATGATCTTCAGGAAGCTGGTGAAGTGATGGCGCTGACCGAGGCGACGAAAGCCAACCTGCGGCGTAAGTCCGGTTTCATTGACGATGTGCAGCGCGGCCCTGATGGGGCGCCCATGCCCAGCTGGCTTGACCTCAACCTGACAGAGCTTTGCAACCGTTCCGCCGGTAGCAAGCGCCCTTGCGTCTTCTGTCCGCGCATTGACGCTGCGACCTACCCGAACCAGGCGCTTCACATGCCGCTCGGCCTGGTCAAGCGGATCCGCACGGAACTGCTCGGCCTCGACTTCAAGGGTGCCGTCGTGCTGTGCGGGTTCGGCGAGCCGATGTTGCATCCGGCATTCCTCGCCGTCGTCGCCGAGCTGTGCGGCCACGGTTGGCGCGTCGAGTTGGTGACGAACGGCGACAGGCTGACCGAGGACGGCGCCCGCGACCTCGCGCGCCTCGGCCTCGATTGCATCGTCGTGAGCATGTATGACGGGCCGCATCAGGTGCTCAGGTTCAAGGCGATGCTTGACGGCGCCGGCCTTGTCGAGGGTGACGGTTATATCTTGCGCGATCGATGGCATACCGAGGAAGATGGCTTTGGCTTGAAGCTCACAAATCGCGCGGGAGCCGTGACGATGGGCAAGCAAGATGCGGTACAGCCGGAGCGGCCGTGTCACTATCTGGCCTATCAGATGACGGTTGATTGGAATGGGGACGTGCTGCTTTGTGTGCAAGATTGGTCGAAACGCGTCCGCTACGGCAACCTCGTGCATCAAAATCTTTGGGAAATCTGGACATCTCCAGCTATGCACAAGCGGCGGCGTCAGCTATTCGCGGGCCGCGAGGGGATCAATCCGTGCAGCAATTGCAATACAGACGGAACTTTGCACGGCTTCAATCACGTCAAAGCTTGGCAGGAACCACGGCTATCATCGGCCACGGTCGATCTCCCGAGGGCCGAGGTTGGGGAACCCGCATAGACACGGCCGATCGCGTCGTGCGCATGTGGAATTGGGATTGGCAGGATCCGGCCGATTACGGCGAGCGCTACGACGTCGGCATAATCGAAACGCATCCCAAGATAATCAAGCAATGGCGCGAGCATAATCGCCGCATGCCGGCCGAGGCGTGGGTAGCGTCCATTCTCAATTGCCCGCGCGGGACGTTCTCGACGTTGCCCGAGCGCTCTATTACCGTCGAGCAGCATAGCCGCTGGATTGACCAGGAAGGCCGTGCGGCCGGTATCGAGGGCTGCGGCGAGACGGGGAACTGGGAACTCACGCGCGGCGGTATTGCGGCGTGCTGGGCAATGGAGAACGCGGCGCCCGGCGGCGAACTCATCCTGGTGGGTTTCGACAACATCGCCGCCGGTGTCGCGCTCGCCCCTGACGCCGCGTTCTCGCCCACCTATCAGGCGCATGGCGGCTTTTGGGGAATGGACGGCTACAAGGCCGGCGCCACCAAGGAAGGCAATCACGACTATATAGCCGAGCGGCTATTGCTTGAGAGCATGGCGCGGCGGCTCGGCCTCGGCCTGCGGTTCGCGGAGCAGGTGTGGCAATAATATGCAACTTTATCCATGCACTGTCAAAGCAGCTTGTAAAATTGTCAAACAATGGCATAGGCATTTACCAGATTTACAAGGCGGTTTATTTGCTGTCTCTTGTATTTCTGATGGTGTAATTGTTGGTGTTGGTGTCGCTGGTAATCCTTCTAGAGTATGGCAACATGAGGCGAAGATTGTAATTAGTCGATGTGCAACAGAAGGTCATGAAAATGCATGCTCTATGATTTATGGGGCACTTGCGCGTGCAGCAAAAGCTTTAGGTTATAAAGAAATCTGGACATATACACTTCAAGACGAACCAGGTACATCTTTACGTGCATCAGGTTTTATGGATATGGGTTTGACATCCGGCGGTGAATGGTCGCGACCGTGTAGATTGCGTGCTGCGGCGAAGATTGCAGAACCTAAAAGGCGTTGGAAGCGGAATTTATGATTGCATGTATTGTTGGTGGTGGCCCATCGGCGAAAGATTTAGACACGGAACAATTACCCGGTTTGGTGATCGGCGTGAACGATGCCGGCTTGCTCAAGCCGTGCCATGCCTGGTTCACCCTCGATCACAACTACGCCCGCGCCGCTCGCGAGCGCATCACCCGCTTGCCCAGTTCGACCGAGTTGCACATTTGCACCTATCACAAGAATTTCCACCACTTCGAGGGCTGGCGCGTCCAGCTGTGGCGGCGGGTTGCTCAGGCAATGCCGATGCTCGACGGCGCGACGTTGTCGAGCGGACCAGGCACCACGCCGGGTTGC
This genomic interval carries:
- a CDS encoding SPASM domain-containing protein, which encodes MALTEATKANLRRKSGFIDDVQRGPDGAPMPSWLDLNLTELCNRSAGSKRPCVFCPRIDAATYPNQALHMPLGLVKRIRTELLGLDFKGAVVLCGFGEPMLHPAFLAVVAELCGHGWRVELVTNGDRLTEDGARDLARLGLDCIVVSMYDGPHQVLRFKAMLDGAGLVEGDGYILRDRWHTEEDGFGLKLTNRAGAVTMGKQDAVQPERPCHYLAYQMTVDWNGDVLLCVQDWSKRVRYGNLVHQNLWEIWTSPAMHKRRRQLFAGREGINPCSNCNTDGTLHGFNHVKAWQEPRLSSATVDLPRAEVGEPA
- a CDS encoding class I SAM-dependent methyltransferase, producing MTVFQELENGSLQFVGDFERLYETDADPWGQSATSGERATYYRWARAHLIGRLNKYLGERVEGLEIGCGHGHVLAQLWSECGGKWSGMDISKAALQQAAAIRPSMQFIHGDISEPVPAFKHAFNVVIWSQMLWYVAEPYEKFLASLDNSMGMLADGGLFVVHQAFLPVGEQRYALKTINGFRGAVEAFSHWPRLQLLEARYREDALGGLHDGLMIFRKLVK
- a CDS encoding HK97 family phage prohead protease; this encodes MQTLNLKLEIKALNDREFEGYGSVFNNMDLVGDVIAPGAFKASLAEHRAEGTMPLMFWMHRPDQVAGAWVSMEEDKRGLAVKGELADTQLGNEMRTLLKMKALRGLSIGFRTLDSDWVDDEENGVHRVLKELDLVEVSLVSMAANPLAQVSAVKSRLTSDGTYVPSSKETESMLRKGGFSKAAARDMVSKMLGSGAMLETEKDGKSGAMLDLGEVKINKLLKAFTAETKPATDTIAVPFWRR
- a CDS encoding phage head-tail connector protein; amino-acid sequence: MLSPKSPTAVSPLDTSPFPLSLDLVKAHLREDSDDFDTIIELYSRAAIEWAEGATKRTIYSRSHMWILGDFPRDVCGEIWLPRGKCSAVESIVYRDSLGAAQTLHGPTSSVSPAGDDWQENLTGDAGGFLYPPLGGVWPSANVYAAAPVTITFTAGWASADVPADITHALLFAVADMYDTAGSADLTVFGKNLTTRNSLISPYILNRWF
- a CDS encoding phage portal protein produces the protein MTIDQVIMARDQLFKSAAGISITPENCMQSPTIVAIVTAISRRISTLPIQVLRKTESGGQAKKEPQPNHPVAKLLASPNDWQDSNQFWLDATSQLVRWGNFFCVKSRGSTGPIRQLLPLNPGQVNVRQEPDWNVIYETSTPSGEFQQLSPFQILHARGPARDSLKGDSVVYDIREAIALEIQAERMGAAVFGNTALPSIIFKFAEGAQGYKNEEDRNKFVQGWQDVYSKHGRFTAALLPKGIEVDNSAAIDNEKAQYVLTRQYQRTVIAAAFGVPVHMVGDLSKGTFNNVEQQTLDFVINVVLPYARMFECAMEKSLLTQDDRNGGIIIRFNLDAILRGDFKSRQEGLNIQRQAGVISANDWRQHEDMNPIKPSDGGNEYWRQGPSGQGATPPGSKPPTPTDTTDTGDDNADANAQP
- a CDS encoding phage major capsid protein — translated: MTTLAEINEAIDKIGTAYEAYKETNDKRIAALEKGNKSEVAELEIKLGKIDKDIVKFDGLKTSLEREMEFQRNRLELLEARASNPKKTAADVLNDEYKSAFNGWIRSKGQNSGYEQKMEQLAHKARMEHKDITIGTPSAGGYAVPEEISRTIEQLELKFSPVRRLVKVVQVGTSDYKELVSLRGASSGWVGETGSRVATDTPTLREVVPTHGELYAYPQVSEWSLDDIFFNVEAWLTDEVAQEFALQEGAAVISGNGSSKPTGMLNTTPVLTADFASPLRAAAAYQYIVSDTDADDSPASPGIRADTLIDTVYALNSAYRSEAQWIMNSLTTASVRKLKDTTGQYHWQPGLQAGQPAMLLGYPVETWEQMPDIAANNFPIGFGAWRRAYLLVDRVGLRITRDNVTNIGFVRFYVRRREGGIVLNNDAAKFIRTIQ
- a CDS encoding XF1762 family protein — protein: MQLYPCTVKAACKIVKQWHRHLPDLQGGLFAVSCISDGVIVGVGVAGNPSRVWQHEAKIVISRCATEGHENACSMIYGALARAAKALGYKEIWTYTLQDEPGTSLRASGFMDMGLTSGGEWSRPCRLRAAAKIAEPKRRWKRNL
- a CDS encoding aminotransferase class I/II-fold pyridoxal phosphate-dependent enzyme; its protein translation is MFAHLPEIERRRIQMPPHTMRLNRLERPEAWPTSIRAKVLDAIANTPWHLYPDYPAFYERLAEFLDVRPTELVVGAGIEEFIRSLMLLHTSKRVAMLWPTCAMFELYARAFCVELIKIKPNPHERLRVREVVEACREQAADLLLLVNPGQPVPTYFPRGYIFEICERLPDTWVAVDEAYHGFGAESAIGGHAQFKNLTVLRTFSKAFGAAGIRLGYAVGARSTLNYLDAIRPSGEVGALSMATARVLMDNWLEVEGWTSEVMGGRDWLRRQFQMSGLPAWGLHGNSVLVQHPDPAGICEQLAARGVLVRNVTGLDGGYFMVTCGSIELMQKFWSVYDGIPRT